From the Gallaecimonas mangrovi genome, one window contains:
- the msrB gene encoding peptide-methionine (R)-S-oxide reductase MsrB, producing MNKKGWKGPLSSAAEAVTQQGATERPFSGEYLYEDRPGIYHCVVCGQALFHSETKFDAGCGWPSFFEEVEQGAVRYLEDNSHGMVRTEIRCGKCDAHLGHVFNDGPAPTGRRYCLNSVALDFEPQA from the coding sequence ATGAACAAAAAAGGTTGGAAAGGCCCTCTCAGTTCTGCTGCTGAAGCGGTCACCCAACAAGGTGCAACGGAAAGGCCCTTCTCGGGTGAATATCTTTACGAGGATAGACCAGGGATATACCACTGTGTGGTGTGTGGCCAGGCGCTGTTTCATTCAGAAACCAAGTTTGACGCTGGTTGTGGTTGGCCTTCCTTTTTTGAAGAAGTTGAGCAAGGCGCGGTGCGCTACTTGGAAGATAACAGCCATGGCATGGTGCGCACCGAAATTCGCTGTGGCAAATGCGATGCGCACTTAGGCCATGTATTTAATGATGGCCCTGCGCCTACTGGCCGCCGTTATTGTTTGAATTCGGTGGCGTTGGATTTTGAGCCGCAGGCGTAG
- a CDS encoding alanine/glycine:cation symporter family protein, protein MEAFNNLLLTIDSYLGSSAWFPYVLLGVGIFFTLYLGFPQVRYFRQAWRVVSGKYDHTHMKGDTSHFQALSTALSGTVGTGNIGGVALAIFLGGPAALFWMWMTAFLGMTTKFVEVTLSHKYRDRAPDGTMAGGPMYYMDKRLNMKWLAVLFAIATIICSFGTGNLPQSNNIAQGMAVTFGIKPIITGGVLAVLLAMVILGGINRIAKVTSKVVPFMAIFYVIGALSVILMNLDNLWPSFKSVFADAFTGASATGGFLGASFAYAFNRGVNRGLFSNEAGQGSAPIAHASARADEPVSEGMVSILEPFIDTIIICTLTGLVILSSGVWTEKFENKFERADMTIVAGHYSDKVAADQKQLYAYLSDKPSTVKPFNGAVKVQDGKVVGGSDITVINARSVGEDVRFRVGGHPFSGVLDISGGNIADPDINVVGKSLVHSAELTTKAFTKGYFGSYGQYIVSIGLLLFAFSTAIAWSYYGDRAVIYLVGYKWVMPYRVVYCFGFLWAAVSDTTVVWNIAAVAIVLMALPNLLGLMLLAKEMKQTVRDYWASFKEND, encoded by the coding sequence ATGGAAGCTTTCAACAATTTGCTGCTGACCATTGACAGCTATCTCGGCAGCTCAGCTTGGTTCCCATACGTCTTGCTTGGCGTCGGTATCTTCTTCACGCTCTACCTTGGTTTTCCGCAAGTTCGTTATTTCCGCCAGGCCTGGCGGGTGGTGAGTGGTAAGTACGACCACACTCACATGAAAGGCGATACCTCGCATTTCCAAGCGTTAAGCACGGCCCTTTCAGGCACTGTTGGTACCGGTAACATTGGTGGTGTGGCGCTGGCTATTTTCCTTGGTGGCCCGGCAGCGCTATTTTGGATGTGGATGACCGCCTTTTTGGGGATGACCACCAAGTTTGTGGAAGTCACCCTTTCCCATAAATACCGCGACCGTGCCCCCGATGGCACCATGGCCGGTGGCCCCATGTATTACATGGACAAGCGCCTTAACATGAAGTGGCTGGCGGTGCTTTTTGCCATCGCTACCATTATTTGTTCCTTTGGTACCGGTAACCTGCCGCAAAGTAACAATATCGCCCAAGGCATGGCCGTTACCTTTGGGATCAAGCCCATTATTACCGGCGGTGTGCTGGCGGTGTTGCTGGCCATGGTTATCCTTGGTGGCATTAACCGCATTGCCAAGGTCACCTCAAAAGTGGTGCCCTTTATGGCCATTTTTTATGTGATTGGCGCCTTGTCGGTGATTTTGATGAATCTCGACAACCTCTGGCCGTCCTTTAAGTCAGTGTTTGCCGACGCCTTCACTGGCGCCTCGGCCACCGGTGGCTTCTTGGGTGCCAGCTTTGCTTATGCCTTTAACCGGGGTGTTAACCGCGGCTTGTTCTCAAACGAAGCAGGGCAGGGCTCAGCGCCTATCGCGCACGCCTCGGCCCGTGCCGATGAGCCGGTTTCTGAAGGCATGGTGTCCATTCTTGAACCCTTCATCGACACCATCATTATTTGTACCTTGACCGGTTTGGTTATCCTCAGCTCCGGGGTGTGGACCGAAAAATTCGAGAACAAATTTGAACGGGCCGACATGACCATTGTTGCCGGCCATTACTCCGATAAAGTCGCGGCTGACCAAAAGCAGCTTTATGCCTACCTAAGCGACAAGCCCAGCACGGTAAAACCCTTTAATGGCGCCGTGAAAGTGCAAGACGGTAAAGTGGTTGGCGGCTCAGACATTACGGTTATCAACGCCCGCTCTGTGGGTGAAGATGTACGTTTTCGCGTTGGCGGCCATCCGTTTAGCGGTGTGCTTGATATCAGCGGCGGTAACATCGCCGATCCGGATATCAACGTGGTTGGTAAATCCTTGGTGCACTCAGCGGAACTGACCACCAAGGCCTTTACCAAGGGCTATTTTGGCTCCTACGGCCAATACATTGTGTCGATTGGCTTGCTGCTATTTGCCTTTTCCACGGCTATTGCCTGGTCTTATTACGGTGACCGGGCCGTGATTTACCTGGTGGGTTACAAGTGGGTGATGCCCTACCGGGTGGTTTATTGCTTTGGTTTCTTGTGGGCAGCGGTAAGCGATACCACGGTGGTGTGGAATATCGCTGCGGTGGCCATTGTGCTGATGGCGCTACCTAACTTGTTGGGCCTGATGCTGCTGGCCAAAGAAATGAAACAAACGGTCAGAGACTACTGGGCCAGTTTCAAAGAAAACGACTAA
- a CDS encoding DUF2989 domain-containing protein, with protein sequence MKRLMWLLAALILSGCNSEPSLQEICQQKPALCSRLNKDGWCRSERAALIRQRYAVSKLTGDPGYPGYKLLLDTEDYRNCMAKAAGVVHKTLKERQSDRGRAYVAILQDLKALQQQYKTSKDPHILYYLYTRLDDQKALDAFLAEEGSGAFNTLELKAMLAGYYAKSDTEKTAQLLLEGLALPRESATVEPDIFQTLATLSMSQRRYQEAYLWTRIAQHHGVATDPKPLEQYLRNDKSLIAKLDKKADEVDLAIKENRFKPPMAQLDPRPEQNKDTQATPAAQNPTPPNSNNNGGQ encoded by the coding sequence ATGAAAAGGCTGATGTGGTTGCTTGCAGCGCTCATCTTAAGCGGCTGCAACAGCGAGCCAAGCTTGCAGGAGATCTGCCAGCAAAAGCCAGCGCTGTGTTCACGATTAAATAAAGACGGGTGGTGCCGCAGCGAGCGGGCAGCGCTTATTCGCCAGCGGTATGCGGTGAGCAAACTCACCGGTGACCCAGGCTACCCCGGTTACAAACTGCTGCTTGATACCGAAGACTACCGCAACTGCATGGCCAAAGCGGCAGGGGTGGTGCATAAAACCCTAAAAGAGCGCCAAAGTGACAGGGGCCGTGCTTATGTCGCCATTTTACAAGACCTAAAAGCACTTCAGCAGCAATATAAAACCAGTAAAGACCCGCACATTCTTTACTACCTCTATACCCGCCTGGATGACCAAAAGGCCCTTGATGCCTTTTTGGCAGAAGAAGGCAGTGGCGCTTTTAATACCTTGGAATTAAAAGCCATGCTGGCCGGTTACTACGCCAAAAGCGACACCGAGAAAACCGCGCAATTATTGCTTGAAGGCCTCGCCCTGCCCCGGGAATCAGCCACTGTAGAGCCTGACATTTTTCAAACCCTGGCCACGCTCTCCATGTCTCAGCGGCGCTATCAGGAAGCCTATCTTTGGACCCGTATTGCCCAGCACCATGGCGTAGCCACCGATCCCAAACCGCTGGAGCAATATTTAAGAAATGACAAATCCCTTATCGCCAAGCTCGATAAAAAGGCAGACGAGGTGGACTTGGCCATCAAAGAAAATCGCTTTAAGCCACCAATGGCGCAATTAGACCCTCGCCCTGAACAGAACAAGGACACACAGGCTACGCCTGCGGCTCAAAATCCAACGCCACCGAATTCAAACAATAACGGCGGCCAGTAG
- the gap gene encoding type I glyceraldehyde-3-phosphate dehydrogenase: MRVAINGYGRIGRNILRALFETDKAYDIDIVAINDLGDAAVNAHLTQYDTIHGRFNAKVSHDDKALYINDKAIATYSERDPAKLPWGELAIDIVFECTGLFTTGETAKAHLAAGAKKVLISAPGKNVDATVVYGVNHEILTKDMTIVSNASCTTNCLAPIAKPLNDTLGIESGLMTTIHSYTNDQRLTDVYHKDLHRARAAALNMIPTKTGAAAAVGLVVPALKGKVDGMAVRVPTANVSLVDLTFTAGRDTTVEEVNAILSEAASQGALAEVLTINTAPLVSMDFNHVPYSSNFDATQTRVQGRLVKVMSWYDNEWGFSNRMLDTATAMMAAK; this comes from the coding sequence ATGCGGGTTGCCATTAATGGATATGGACGCATTGGTCGAAACATTCTCCGCGCCTTGTTCGAAACCGACAAAGCCTACGACATCGACATCGTTGCCATCAACGACCTGGGGGATGCAGCGGTAAACGCCCACCTGACCCAGTACGACACCATTCACGGTCGCTTTAACGCCAAAGTCAGTCATGACGACAAAGCGCTTTATATCAACGATAAAGCCATCGCTACTTACAGTGAACGAGATCCCGCCAAATTGCCATGGGGCGAATTGGCCATCGATATTGTGTTTGAGTGTACCGGCCTGTTTACCACCGGTGAAACCGCTAAGGCTCACCTGGCTGCTGGTGCCAAAAAGGTATTGATCTCAGCGCCGGGTAAAAATGTAGACGCCACTGTCGTGTACGGGGTGAACCACGAGATATTGACCAAAGACATGACCATTGTCTCCAATGCCTCTTGCACCACCAACTGCCTGGCACCTATTGCCAAGCCGCTTAACGACACCCTGGGCATTGAGTCGGGGTTGATGACCACCATCCACTCTTACACTAACGATCAGCGCCTGACTGACGTTTACCACAAGGATCTGCACCGGGCCCGCGCCGCGGCGCTTAATATGATCCCCACCAAAACCGGCGCCGCCGCCGCTGTGGGTTTGGTGGTGCCAGCCCTTAAAGGCAAAGTGGACGGTATGGCGGTGCGCGTTCCGACTGCCAACGTCTCGTTGGTCGACCTCACCTTTACTGCTGGCCGTGATACCACGGTAGAAGAAGTGAATGCGATTTTGTCCGAGGCGGCTAGCCAAGGGGCACTTGCTGAGGTGTTAACCATTAATACCGCACCGCTGGTGTCCATGGACTTTAATCATGTGCCCTACTCGTCTAACTTCGACGCCACCCAAACCCGGGTGCAAGGGCGCTTGGTCAAAGTGATGAGCTGGTACGACAACGAGTGGGGATTCTCCAACCGGATGCTCGATACCGCCACCGCCATGATGGCTGCTAAGTAA
- a CDS encoding glyceraldehyde-3-phosphate dehydrogenase, whose product MSNTQPDIYMKSWQERQELAEQMQPIIGRLYRNYGVELVIYGKPLLNASTIDIIKSHRQVRRFEGEKLRLRESFPLFSALSNMKLAPARIDIGKLAVNYLKNHGDKTVDAFLREELAEVVDHEDNMQPRDVVLYGFGRIGRLLARLLIERTGPQNKLRLRAIVVRGGKDGDLQKRASLLRRDSIHGPFNGSIWVDEEASAIVANGCYIKVIYANQPEDIDYTQYGIEDALVIDNTGVFKDEKLARHLEAKGASKVLLTAPSGGDVKNIVYGVNNDMILAEDKIISAASCTTNAITPVLKAINDKYGIEYGHVETVHSYTNDQNLIDNYHKAERRGRSAPLNMVLTSTGAAKAVSKALPELKGKLTGNAIRVPTPNVSMAILNLTLKGDVSREEVNNYLSETSLFSDLRDQIDFSTSTEIVSSDLVGSRYAGVVDSQATLTQENHVVLYVWYDNEFGYSCQVVRVAQDMAGLYYPSLPC is encoded by the coding sequence ATGAGCAACACGCAACCGGATATCTACATGAAGAGCTGGCAAGAGCGTCAGGAACTGGCCGAGCAGATGCAACCCATTATCGGCCGTCTGTATCGCAACTACGGCGTGGAGTTAGTTATCTACGGTAAGCCGTTGCTCAACGCTTCTACTATCGACATCATCAAAAGCCATCGCCAAGTGCGCCGCTTTGAAGGTGAAAAACTGCGCCTGCGTGAAAGCTTTCCGCTGTTTAGCGCGCTGTCGAACATGAAGTTGGCCCCGGCCCGTATTGATATTGGTAAGCTGGCAGTTAACTACTTGAAAAACCACGGCGACAAAACCGTTGATGCCTTCTTGCGTGAAGAATTGGCCGAAGTGGTTGATCACGAAGACAACATGCAGCCCCGTGACGTGGTGCTTTATGGTTTTGGCCGTATCGGCCGTTTGCTGGCGCGTTTGCTGATTGAACGTACCGGCCCGCAAAATAAATTGCGCCTGCGCGCCATTGTGGTGCGTGGCGGTAAAGACGGCGATTTGCAAAAGCGTGCCAGCTTGCTGCGCCGCGATTCCATTCATGGCCCTTTCAATGGCTCCATTTGGGTAGACGAAGAAGCGTCGGCCATTGTCGCCAACGGCTGTTATATCAAGGTGATTTACGCCAACCAGCCGGAAGATATTGACTACACCCAATACGGCATTGAAGACGCACTGGTCATTGATAACACCGGTGTCTTTAAAGACGAAAAACTGGCTCGCCATTTGGAAGCCAAAGGTGCCAGCAAAGTGTTGCTGACCGCGCCGAGCGGCGGCGATGTGAAAAACATCGTTTATGGCGTCAACAACGACATGATTTTGGCTGAAGATAAAATCATTTCTGCCGCCTCTTGCACCACCAACGCTATTACGCCGGTGCTCAAAGCCATTAACGACAAATACGGCATTGAGTACGGCCACGTTGAAACCGTGCATTCTTACACTAACGATCAAAACCTGATTGATAACTACCACAAAGCCGAGCGTCGTGGCCGCAGTGCACCGCTGAACATGGTATTGACCAGCACTGGCGCCGCTAAAGCGGTATCTAAAGCGCTGCCAGAACTCAAAGGCAAGCTGACCGGTAACGCCATTCGGGTACCGACCCCGAACGTTTCCATGGCCATCTTGAACCTGACCCTCAAAGGTGACGTGAGCCGTGAAGAGGTGAATAACTACCTGAGCGAAACGTCCTTGTTTAGTGACCTTCGCGACCAGATTGATTTTTCAACCTCTACCGAAATCGTGTCTTCTGACCTGGTTGGTTCTCGCTACGCCGGTGTGGTGGACTCGCAAGCCACCCTGACTCAGGAAAACCACGTGGTGCTTTACGTGTGGTACGACAACGAATTTGGCTATTCTTGCCAGGTAGTGCGCGTAGCCCAAGACATGGCTGGCCTTTACTACCCCAGCCTGCCGTGCTAA
- a CDS encoding M14 family metallopeptidase — MHISAGFDSGNIDVLKADSSDDIQLAIKKDHQSDFYQWFHFRVHGERDQQYVMKITNASGSAYASKGWEGYQAVASYDRQNWFRVPTDYDGTNLTITHVQEEPVCYYAYFAPYSWERHQDLIAGSQQSLDCTPVHLGETLDGRELTMLVAGDEATAKRKIWVIARQHPGETMAEWFMEGFIGRLLDDEDGVARSLLSENVFYLVPNMNPDGSVRGHLRTNAVGVNLNREWQEPSMEKSPEVYLVRQMMEQKGLDLCLDIHGDEGLPYNFLAGSEGTPSFDDNIQAQQDKFKEALLAVTPEFQTQYGYDISAPGQANMTVCTNWIADRFGTLAYTLEMPFKDNADLPDPDYGWSPARAMQLGEDVLTAVWRHLK, encoded by the coding sequence ATGCATATCTCCGCCGGTTTTGACAGTGGCAATATCGACGTGCTGAAAGCTGATAGCAGCGACGATATTCAGCTGGCTATCAAAAAAGACCACCAGTCTGATTTCTACCAATGGTTTCATTTTCGTGTTCATGGTGAGCGCGACCAGCAATACGTGATGAAAATTACCAATGCCAGCGGGTCGGCTTATGCCTCCAAAGGCTGGGAAGGGTATCAGGCGGTAGCCTCTTATGACCGTCAGAACTGGTTCCGGGTACCTACCGACTACGACGGTACCAACCTCACCATTACCCACGTGCAAGAAGAGCCGGTGTGTTATTACGCCTATTTCGCGCCGTATTCGTGGGAGCGCCATCAAGATCTTATCGCCGGTTCCCAGCAAAGCTTGGATTGCACCCCGGTGCACCTTGGCGAAACCCTCGATGGCCGCGAACTGACCATGTTGGTGGCGGGGGATGAAGCTACTGCCAAACGTAAGATTTGGGTGATTGCCCGCCAGCACCCCGGTGAAACCATGGCCGAATGGTTTATGGAAGGCTTTATTGGCCGCTTGCTGGATGACGAAGACGGTGTAGCCCGTTCTTTACTCAGTGAAAACGTCTTTTACTTGGTACCAAACATGAACCCCGACGGCAGTGTGCGTGGTCACCTTCGCACTAACGCTGTTGGCGTTAACCTCAACCGTGAATGGCAAGAGCCGTCCATGGAAAAAAGCCCGGAAGTGTATCTGGTTCGGCAAATGATGGAACAAAAAGGCCTGGATCTGTGCTTGGACATCCATGGCGACGAAGGTTTGCCTTACAACTTCTTGGCAGGCTCCGAAGGGACACCCAGCTTTGATGACAACATCCAAGCCCAGCAAGACAAATTTAAAGAAGCGCTGCTGGCTGTGACTCCGGAATTTCAAACCCAGTATGGCTACGACATCAGCGCCCCAGGGCAGGCCAATATGACGGTGTGCACCAACTGGATAGCCGACCGCTTTGGCACCTTGGCCTATACCTTGGAGATGCCCTTTAAGGATAACGCCGACCTGCCAGACCCCGATTATGGATGGTCGCCAGCCCGTGCCATGCAACTGGGCGAGGACGTATTAACCGCAGTTTGGAGACACCTCAAATAA
- the trhA gene encoding PAQR family membrane homeostasis protein TrhA, which produces MQITVGHGYPFREELANTITHGLGVFCSIAGGGVLIAMAAVYGDAWQIVSASIFVGALLMLYTASTLYHAIPHENAKARLKIFDHCAIFVLIAGTYTPFTLIGLRGPWGWSLFGTIWGLAALGIAFKIFFTGRFRAVSTLIYVAMGWLVVIAIKPMSEALTSMELQWLVLGGLFYTLGTIFYMLRRIPFGHAIWHCFVLGGSVCHYAAVLLQVTSPNS; this is translated from the coding sequence ATGCAAATTACTGTCGGTCACGGTTATCCCTTTCGCGAGGAGCTGGCCAACACTATCACTCATGGTCTGGGTGTGTTCTGCTCCATCGCTGGCGGCGGCGTGCTTATCGCTATGGCAGCGGTTTATGGCGACGCTTGGCAAATCGTCTCAGCCTCGATTTTTGTCGGTGCGCTGTTAATGCTCTACACCGCATCAACGCTGTATCACGCCATTCCCCACGAAAATGCCAAAGCCAGGCTTAAAATTTTCGACCACTGCGCCATTTTTGTACTGATCGCCGGTACCTATACTCCCTTTACCTTAATTGGTTTGCGCGGGCCCTGGGGCTGGAGCCTGTTTGGCACTATCTGGGGGCTAGCGGCGCTGGGTATTGCCTTCAAAATTTTCTTTACCGGCCGGTTTCGGGCGGTATCAACACTGATTTATGTGGCCATGGGCTGGTTGGTGGTCATTGCCATTAAACCCATGAGTGAAGCGCTAACCTCCATGGAGCTGCAATGGCTAGTGCTGGGCGGCCTGTTTTATACCCTTGGCACTATTTTCTATATGCTGCGCCGCATTCCTTTTGGCCATGCCATCTGGCACTGTTTTGTACTGGGCGGCAGTGTGTGCCATTACGCCGCGGTACTTTTGCAGGTCACCAGCCCCAATAGCTGA
- a CDS encoding YeaC family protein, with amino-acid sequence MFSEMIANMDEATYLRLRDAAETGKWPDGTALDEAQRGNCLQLVMAYQSLKLTEHQHMEMGPGGELVQKSKRELKALFAGNEEQEIMRTKL; translated from the coding sequence ATGTTTTCTGAAATGATAGCCAACATGGACGAAGCCACTTACCTGCGGCTGCGCGATGCTGCTGAAACCGGTAAATGGCCCGACGGCACCGCTTTGGATGAAGCGCAGCGTGGCAACTGCTTGCAGTTGGTTATGGCCTACCAGTCATTGAAACTCACCGAACACCAACACATGGAAATGGGCCCCGGTGGCGAGCTGGTACAAAAGTCTAAACGTGAGCTCAAGGCGCTGTTTGCCGGTAATGAAGAGCAAGAGATCATGAGGACGAAGTTATAA
- a CDS encoding DUF1653 domain-containing protein, translated as MYEVAQHSETQEALVVYRPLYGEGRLWVRPLAMFSEMVDTDSGPKPRFEWLKASDATI; from the coding sequence GTGTACGAGGTCGCCCAGCACAGCGAGACACAAGAGGCGTTAGTGGTTTACCGGCCCCTCTACGGTGAAGGGCGGCTATGGGTAAGACCGCTGGCGATGTTCAGTGAAATGGTCGATACCGATTCCGGGCCAAAGCCGCGTTTTGAGTGGCTTAAAGCCAGTGATGCAACTATATAA
- the proB gene encoding glutamate 5-kinase, whose translation MSTPNWRRAVLKVGSALIAPDGNGCSAKYLLAIARFITQCRERGIDIVLVSSGSVAAGRSHFDFSHNDLPVKLKKAMAAVGQNEMMSNWSRFFDFPCAQVLLTHGDLGDRERYVSIKNTIEALLENQILPIVNENDTVATDAMKVGDNDNLAAMVATVSDADTLVICSDVDGLYDKDPTVFPDAKRLPVVEEIDDHIFSLAGPPRNAIATGGMRTKVEAAEKASSHGIDTYIVNGRDGETFEQLLRGDNPGTLFCKHHSPLSNRKHWLRHTLKAHGVVVVDHGAAQALLEDGASLLSTGVTDIEGEFDRGDAVIIREGDKALAKGICQYSSWELNYLKGRHAGIINDEVEPGHPEEVIHRDNLTILEENYS comes from the coding sequence ATGTCGACACCAAACTGGCGACGCGCAGTACTGAAAGTGGGCAGTGCCCTGATTGCCCCAGACGGTAATGGATGTAGCGCAAAGTACCTGCTGGCGATCGCCCGTTTTATTACCCAATGCCGTGAGCGCGGTATTGATATCGTGCTGGTTTCTTCAGGCAGCGTTGCTGCCGGACGCAGTCATTTCGATTTTTCCCATAACGATCTGCCGGTAAAACTGAAAAAAGCCATGGCGGCGGTGGGGCAAAACGAAATGATGAGCAACTGGTCCCGCTTTTTCGATTTTCCCTGTGCGCAAGTGCTTTTGACCCACGGTGACTTGGGTGACCGCGAGCGTTACGTTTCCATTAAAAACACCATCGAAGCGTTACTCGAAAACCAAATTCTGCCCATCGTTAATGAAAACGACACCGTTGCCACCGACGCCATGAAAGTGGGTGACAATGACAATTTGGCGGCGATGGTTGCCACCGTTTCGGATGCTGACACCTTGGTGATTTGTTCCGACGTTGATGGGCTTTATGACAAAGACCCAACCGTTTTTCCCGACGCCAAGCGACTGCCGGTGGTTGAAGAAATTGATGACCATATTTTTTCCCTGGCTGGGCCGCCGCGTAATGCTATCGCCACCGGCGGTATGCGCACCAAGGTAGAAGCGGCTGAAAAAGCCTCAAGCCATGGTATCGACACCTACATTGTTAATGGCCGCGACGGCGAGACGTTTGAACAGTTGCTTAGGGGCGACAACCCGGGCACGCTGTTTTGCAAACATCATTCACCGCTGTCTAACCGCAAGCACTGGTTACGGCATACACTTAAAGCCCACGGGGTAGTGGTGGTAGACCATGGTGCAGCCCAAGCGTTGTTGGAAGATGGTGCTTCCTTGCTCAGTACTGGTGTTACCGATATCGAAGGGGAGTTTGACCGCGGTGATGCGGTGATTATTCGCGAAGGCGATAAAGCACTGGCCAAAGGTATTTGCCAGTACAGCTCCTGGGAACTGAATTACCTCAAAGGTCGTCACGCCGGCATTATCAACGACGAAGTTGAGCCCGGACACCCTGAAGAAGTGATCCACCGTGACAACCTGACGATTCTGGAGGAAAACTATTCATGA
- a CDS encoding glutamate-5-semialdehyde dehydrogenase — MMMAKAKEYAVAAAKAAKVVAGLTTEQKNAVLTDMAKALRANHGAILKGNESDMANGRDKGLDDAMLDRLQLTPERIDAMADAIDFLVTLPDPVGEKRPVEVRPNGIKVEKMRIPLGVVCMIYEARPNVTADAGALCFKSGNGVILRGGREALSSSLAIAKVLGEALQKHGVPGEAITVIDDPDRELMLALLKQTDDIDLVIPRGGEGLIRFVTEQSRIPVIQHFKGVCHLYVDKDADLDKAFNILINGKTQRTGVCNALEGLLVHQDVAETFLPRVAKAFSDKGVKVHADSATVNYFDGADLMSESDYGQEYLALEIAVRQVASFDAALEHIARFGSKHTEVIVTENQTTADAFQARVDSAVVMANASSRFSDGGELGLGAEIGISTSKLHAYGPMGLEALTTEKFVVTGTGQVRE, encoded by the coding sequence ATGATGATGGCCAAAGCCAAAGAATATGCTGTTGCTGCTGCCAAGGCGGCAAAAGTGGTAGCCGGTTTGACCACCGAACAGAAAAACGCCGTCCTGACCGATATGGCCAAAGCGCTGCGCGCTAACCATGGCGCTATTTTAAAAGGCAATGAGTCTGACATGGCCAATGGCCGTGATAAAGGCCTGGACGATGCCATGCTAGACCGCTTGCAGCTTACCCCTGAGCGCATTGACGCCATGGCCGATGCCATTGATTTTCTGGTAACACTGCCTGATCCGGTGGGTGAAAAACGCCCGGTAGAAGTGCGCCCCAATGGCATCAAAGTTGAGAAGATGCGTATTCCGCTGGGTGTGGTGTGCATGATTTATGAAGCGCGCCCCAACGTAACCGCTGATGCAGGTGCATTGTGCTTTAAATCCGGTAACGGCGTTATTTTGCGTGGTGGCCGTGAAGCCTTATCGTCAAGCCTGGCGATCGCCAAAGTGCTGGGCGAGGCCCTTCAAAAACATGGTGTACCTGGCGAAGCCATCACCGTTATTGACGACCCCGATCGCGAACTGATGCTGGCTCTGCTCAAACAAACCGATGATATCGACTTGGTTATCCCCCGTGGTGGCGAAGGCCTTATTCGCTTTGTGACCGAGCAAAGCCGCATCCCGGTTATTCAGCATTTTAAAGGCGTTTGCCATCTGTACGTTGATAAAGACGCAGATCTTGATAAAGCCTTTAACATTCTGATTAACGGTAAAACCCAGCGCACCGGCGTTTGTAACGCCCTAGAAGGGCTGTTGGTGCACCAGGATGTGGCCGAAACCTTCTTGCCGCGGGTTGCCAAAGCCTTTAGTGACAAAGGCGTTAAAGTGCATGCCGATAGCGCCACCGTGAATTACTTTGACGGTGCCGACTTGATGAGCGAAAGCGACTACGGCCAGGAATACCTGGCGCTGGAAATTGCCGTTCGCCAAGTCGCGAGTTTTGACGCCGCCCTTGAGCATATTGCCCGCTTTGGCAGTAAGCACACCGAAGTGATTGTGACTGAAAACCAAACCACCGCAGACGCCTTCCAGGCGCGGGTGGATTCCGCAGTGGTGATGGCCAACGCCTCTAGCCGTTTTTCTGACGGTGGCGAGCTTGGCTTGGGCGCGGAAATTGGTATTTCGACGTCGAAATTACATGCCTACGGGCCCATGGGGCTGGAGGCCCTGACCACAGAGAAATTTGTGGTTACCGGAACCGGACAGGTTCGTGAATAA